One window from the genome of Cucumis melo cultivar AY chromosome 12, USDA_Cmelo_AY_1.0, whole genome shotgun sequence encodes:
- the LOC127144417 gene encoding uncharacterized mitochondrial protein AtMg00810-like, which produces MCPYEHALYVKEDKYGKFLIVSLYVDDLLFTGNDKFLCDDFKNSMKEEFEMSDMGLIHYFLGIEVNQNEGEIVISQQKYAHDLLKKFRMENASPCNTPMDANLKLCKDDIGEAVDPSLYRSLVGSLMYLTATRPDILFAVSMLSRFMTNPKRSHWEAGKRVLRYILGTINFGIYYKKVSESVMFGFCDSDWGGNVDDHKSTSGYVFSMGSGVFSWTSKKQSVVALSTTEAEYISLAAAGSLSKNPVFHERSKHIRIKYHFIRDLVKDGEVIVKYCKTQDQVADIFTKALKFDLFVEFRGKLGVAQV; this is translated from the exons ATGTGTCCATATGAGCATGCACTCTATGTCAAAGAAGACAAGTATGGAAAATTTCTCATCGTTTCTCTTTACGTTGATGATTTACTTTTTACTGGAAATGATAAATTTTTGTGTGATGATTTTAAGAATTCCATGAAAGAGGAATTCGAGATGAGTGATATGGGTCTCATCCATTACTTTCTCGGAATTGAAgttaatcaaaatgaaggagaaaTTGTCATTTCACAGCAAAAGTATGCTCatgatttactaaaaaaatttcggatGGAAAATGCTTCACCTTGCAACACTCCCATGGATGCAAATTTGAAATTGTGCAAGGATGATATTGGAGAAGCCGTCGATCCAAGTTTATATCGAAGCTTAGTTGGAAGCTTAATGTATTTGACAGCaacaagacctgatattttaTTTGCTGTAAGTATGTTAAGTAGATTTATGACAAACCCGAAAAGAAGTCATTGGGAAGCAGGAAAAAGAGTTCTTCGTTATATTCTTGGCACCattaattttggaatttattacaAGAAAGTTTCAGAATCAGTGATGTTTGGTTTTTGTGATAGTGACTGGGGTGGTAATGTGGATGATCATAAAAGTACATCTGGTTATGTTTTTAGTATGGGTTCAGGTGTTTTTtcatggacttcaaagaaacaaTCTGTTGTTGCCCTTTCTACAACCGAAGCAGAATATATCTCGTTAGCTGCAGCTGGAT CATTATCAAAGAATCCAGTTTTCCATGAAAGAAGCAAGCATATTAGaatcaaatatcattttatcAGAGACTTGGTTAAAGATGGAGAAGTGATAGTAAAATATTGCAAGACTCAAGATCAAGTGGCTGATATTTTTACAAAGGCGCTCAAGTTTGACTTATTTGTTGAATTCAGAGGAAAACTTGGAGTTGCTCAAGTTTAG
- the LOC103501337 gene encoding heavy metal-associated isoprenylated plant protein 3-like produces MGEAVQKKKKNDNEKNGDGEGGGKKKEDIPFTIVLKIDMHCEGCANKITKCVKGFEGVQSVKAEIDGNKLTVMGKKIDATKLREKLSNKTKKKVDLISPQPKKEKDSKPKDKIDDDQTSSNNNKFDKKTDENKKKPKEPPVTTAVLKVPLHCQGCIEKIQRVTTKFKGVQEMSVDRQKDSVMVKGTMDVKALIGSLSERLKRPVEIVPAKKEKEKEKENNKNEGGGGDDKKDSPTGDGDGNGNGNGNGGGKKKKKGGNGGGGDGEEGGGGGGGGKMEGNKMEYMGMGGIGYGYGYGYGLNTGYGYGPGGLVGENLHAPQLFSDENPNACFIM; encoded by the exons ATGGGAGAG GCTgtacagaagaagaagaagaacgataATGAGAAAAATGGAGATGGAGAAGGAGGagggaagaagaaggaagacaTTCCGTTCACTATTGTTCTTAAGATCGACATGCATTGTGAAGGATGTGCGAACAAAATCACCAAATGTGTTAAAGGATTTGAAG GTGTGCAGTCTGTGAAAGCTGAGATTGATGGTAACAAACTGACGGTAATGGGGAAAAAAATAGACGCAACGAAACTCCGTGAGAAACTTTCAAACAAAACGAAGAAGAAAGTGGATTTGATTTCGCCACAAcccaagaaagaaaaagactcAAAGCCCAAGGATAAGATCGATGATGACCAAACGTCTTCCAATAACAACAAATTCGACAAGAAAACAGATGAGAATAAGAAGAAACCCAAAGAG CCGCCTGTGACGACGGCGGTGCTGAAAGTGCCATTACACTGCCAAGGATGTATAGAGAAGATTCAAAGAGTAACAACCAAGTTCAAGG GCGTTCAAGAGATGTCAGTGGACAGACAGAAGGATTCGGTGATGGTGAAGGGGACAATGGACGTTAAGGCCTTGATTGGTAGCTTAAGTGAGAGACTAAAACGCCCAGTTGAAATTGTTCCAGCGAAgaaggagaaagagaaagagaaagagaataaCAAAAACGAAGGTGGCGGCGGTGACGACAAGAAAGACTCTCCCACTGGTGACGGGGATGGCAATGGCAATGGCAATGGCAATGGTggagggaagaagaagaaaaaaggcgGTAATGGTGGTGGCGGTGACGGGGAAGagggtggtggtggtggtggtggaggGAAGATGGAAGGGAACAAAATGGAGTACATGGGAATGGGAGGAATAGGGTATGGATACGGATACGGGTATGGGTTGAATACCGGGTACGGGTACGGACCGGGTGGGCTTGTGGGAGAGAATTTACACGCACCGCAATTGTTTAGCGATGAGAATCCAAATGCTTGTTTCATAATGTAG